From Thermoplasmata archaeon, one genomic window encodes:
- a CDS encoding VOC family protein, whose amino-acid sequence MTGEVGHFEIPADKPDRARKFYAATFGWKMNEMPGMDYTMVSTGPVDDQGMP is encoded by the coding sequence ATGACTGGCGAAGTTGGACACTTTGAGATCCCGGCGGACAAGCCCGATCGCGCCCGGAAGTTCTACGCGGCGACCTTCGGATGGAAGATGAACGAAATGCCCGGCATGGACTACACGATGGTGAGCACGGGCCCCGTCGACGACCAGGGTATGCCC